Proteins found in one Miscanthus floridulus cultivar M001 chromosome 4, ASM1932011v1, whole genome shotgun sequence genomic segment:
- the LOC136551676 gene encoding heavy metal-associated isoprenylated plant protein 23-like — protein MGGTLEYLSDLLGGGGSRRRYKKRKQFQTVELKVRMDCDGCEMKVRNALSSMKGVHSVEINRKQYKVTVQGYVEPHKVVKRVQATGKKAEIWPYVPYSFVAHPYAAPAYDKKAPPGYVRRVDAVMPVSSYGGPTAAGPQEERLVTMFSDDNPNACSIM, from the exons ATGGGAGGCACGCTGGAGTACTTGTCCGATCtgctgggcggcggcggcagccggcGCCGGTACAAGAAGAGGAAGCAGTTCCAGACGGTGGAGCTCAAGGTGCGCATGGACTGCGACGGCTGCGAGATGAAAGTCAGGAACGCCCTCTCCAGCATGAAAG GGGTGCACTCCGTGGAGATCAACCGGAAGCAGTACAAGGTGACGGTGCAGGGGTACGTGGAGCCCCACAAGGTGGTGAAGCGGGTGCAGGCCACGGGGAAGAAGGCCGAGATCTGGCCCTACGTGCCCTACAGCTTCGTCGCGCATCCGTACGCCGCGCCGGCCTACGACAAGAAGGCGCCGCCGGGGTACGTGCGCAGGGTCGACGCCGTCATGCCCGTCTCCAGCTACGGCGGACCCACGGCGGCCGGCCCGCAGGAGGAGCGACTCGTCACCATGTTCAGCGACGACAACCCCAACGCATGCTCCATCATGTAA